In Brassica napus cultivar Da-Ae chromosome C2, Da-Ae, whole genome shotgun sequence, the sequence GTCTTCAGCTTGATCGAGAGAGCTAAGTTCCCACTCAATTCACCTGCATTCGAGGAACCTCGCTGCCTAGATTCAGGAAACTCGTCTTCTCTGACTGAGTTCTTTGTCAGAGAGATCGAAACCATCCAAGCTAAGGTAGTAAGGTTCACACCCCAATTCAAACCTCATccttgttccaaaaaaaaaaaactagttacAGAGATAATAACTGCATCGTTTAGTTTGTCTATTATAACTGAACTATTAAGCTAGAGAGAGTCAATCACGGAATGTTCGGATAGGAACCGATTGACAAACTTTGGTTCGGATCAATGGGGATCGGATTAAATTGGATGGATCAGGTTTTAATACCATGTTAAATTAAATCAGCTTTTAACCTAAAACCGACTggctcatctatcttatatattacttaagatCCTTTCCAACGTCCAATGTgagattgtttttttcttatatttagtTGTTTAAGACTCATTATATGTTAGAGACTATCAATGGGAGAttagttctgttttttttttctgaatgttTATGTGATAAAATTCATCTCAAAGATTTGAACTGAAGAGATGATCCTACATGTTTGTTGATTGGTTCAGTTGAATGACTCAGTGTTATGTTAATTAGGTTGGAAGATACGCTAACCCCGAAGAGAATCCTTTCTTCCTTGACAACATTCCTCACTCGGTTTTTCCTTCACACAAATATCCAcaggtatgtttttttttttgtaaaagttttGAATCATTCTCCTTTAAACTCTTATGCTTGAATCtaacttttctttctctcttgtttAGGTTCTGTACTCTAAGGCTTCATCGGTTAACATAAACAAACGGATTTGGGATGTTTACTTTAAAGAATTGCTTCCTTTGTTTGTCAAACCTGGTGATGATGGCAACTATGCATCAACTGCTGCTAGTGATCTCGCTTGTTTACAAGTAAGGAGATATTCTTTGGATTTACAAAATCAGTTGTACGTTTGGTTTATCTCTTGGTGATATTGATCTTGTTTAAGGCTATTTCGAGAAGGATTCACTACGGTAAGTTTGTTGCTGAGGTCAAATTCAGAGATGCTCCACATGATTACGAGCCTGCCATTCGCTCTAAGGTACCAAACTAGTGTTATGTgggtttatttggttttgtattAAATGATGAGACCAAAAGTTAACTTGTTGTAGGATACAGAGGCATTGATGAAGCTTTTGACGTTTGAGAAAGTGGAAGAAATGGTTAAGAAGAGAGTTGAGAAGAAAGCAGAAACGTTTGGACAAGAGGTGAAGTGCGTCTCTGGTGATGATGAGAGTGAGAAGAAGTATAAAGTGAAACCATCTCTAGTCTCTCGCATATATGGAGAATGGCTTATCCCTCTCACTAAAGACGTCGAGGTTGAGTATCTTCTACGTCGTCTCGATTGAATCTTGAGACATTGAAACAAGAAGTTCATGAGTCCATTGTCTTTCCCACAAACTCTTACAAAGTTGTTTCATTACAGACTATCGTCAAAGATATTGAAACTTTTCCAAAATAACATTCACAGTGCATATGTAAACCGGACTGGTTTGCGGTTTTTGTGCAAACCAGCCAAACTGAACCAATTTTCGTCGGTTTTGAGTTTCATCTAGTTCAGTCCAGTgggattttaaaaatgattcaattttcagttcggttttcgactttaaaaaatcaaattatccAAAACTAACCGAAATAACCAAACTACGTTAACCAAAAAGCTGTTGTTTTAggaaatgaaattaaaaaatcaaaattaaccTACAACCAAACCGGAaagatttttttggttaaattttgTGGAACGGAAAATACCCTACTCAAATTAACCGAATAGACCTATCCCGAACCGAAAATACCCTACTCAAATTAACCGAATAAACAGAATCCACATGGTTATTAATAAACCGGACTGAATTAAAACTGAATAGATTTAGTTTGGGCCTATTACAGTGGGCCTTAGGTAAAAGTTAATAGCAGGCCTATTAATAATATCAGGATAAGATAGAATAATTGAATGAACAGTCATCACTATTTTTAAGGATAAAAAGGACAACTCGTCAGTGTGTCACTGTCGGAAAacagtttatttatattttgatgattATCCATAAGAACCCTTCAAACTCTCTCTTAACTCTCTCCTCACCTTGTCTCTTGCTCATACTCTAGAGTTCTTCAGCTCCCCCACTCCGATCCATCCTTCTTCTCTAATCTCAGGTCTGAATCCCTCCTTCTTCGCTTGTCTCTACAGCGTTTCCTTTCTGTATAACCAATCGTATTAaaaaagtttccatttttagCTTATCTGATGCAGATCATTCTATTTTCGTTAGATTCGTTATCGTTGTAGATCTGGTTTTGCTTCTTCTGATGATTTGAATCCGTCATTAGGTAAAAGATGCAAGCTGCGATTCGTTCGTTTGTGTCCGGTGGAAACGTTGTGAAAGCCTCTCTGCTGCAGCATCTCCGTGTGATCAACCCAGCGATTCAGCCTTCTTCCGTGTTTTGCACGCGCTCCGAGTCGACTCAGACTTCTCGTATGGAGGAGCATGGGTTCGAGAGCACGACCATCTCTGACGTCATGAAGGCCAAAGGCAAAAGTGCTGATGGGTCTTGGCTTTGGTGTACCACTGATGACACTGTTTACGACGCTGTTAAATCCGTATGTATATATCcatttaccttttttttttaaatggtatCTTTTGGGTGTTTTGGTTATGTTCTGGTTTTGGTTATAGATGACTCAACACAATGTTGGTGCCTTGGTGGTTGTGAAACCTGGTGAGCAGCAATCTCTTGCTGGTATCATTACAGAGAGAGGTAAGACAAAACTTTAATgtgaatgatttttttgttctgtTCTGTGTGTTTTGACATTGTGGTTTGTTTTAGATTATCTAAGGAAGATCATAGTGCAAGGGAGATCATCCAAATCAACAAAAGTAGGAGACATTATGACTGAAGAGGTATtgattcattttataaatatttattacttGCTTTTTGGGGATTAAGCTGACTGGATCGGTTGAATTGGTGATTGCAGAATAAGCTTATCACCGTTACACCAGAGACCAAGGTCTTGCGTGCTATGCAGCTAATGACAGgtaagttgattttttttttccataaagATTGCAATTTTTTTCGGGTTTTAAAATGTCGGTTTAATTTTACAGATAACCGGATTAGGCACATTCCGGTGATAAAAGACAAGGGTATGGTTGGAATGGtgtccataggagatgtggtcCGTGCAGTGGTGACTGAGCATCGTGAGGAGCTTAACCGCCTAAATGCTTTTATCCAGGGTGGTTACTAGACGGTTTGAAGATTGGTAAGAAAAGTGTTACGTACCGTGTTTTATCCTCTGCTTGATGATCCTCTAAAGCTTTTAAGATCGAATGTAAATATGGAGTCTTCTctgatttttgttgttgttgttgttgtctgtCGTTTTCATTGGTTAACTTGTCAAGACTTGGTTTTTGAGCTACTCTGCAAGATAATAAAACAAAAGGACTCTCCTCTTTATTGAATATTATTAtgatgttatgtttttttttgttagaaatCATGCGTTTTAATAAATCAGTTGTGATTATAACATTTGTTATGTAATTATTGAAAACCTGTATATGCATAATGGtacataaattatttgaaaactTTTCTAAAAAcgatttcctttttatttatttaaaaacgaACAATTTCCTTTTAATGTTCTGAAAATATATGGTCGATATAAATAAACGGGAGAAGCGGGAGGAAGAGTTGAGAAATTCACTGAGGACCACGACAGACAAAACCAAATTGGTTAAACTCAGAAACGCTctggttttttctttttttttaggtttcgtaAGATTTCTATCTGTTTACGATCACGACGATGTGTTGCGTTTGCGGTTGCTGCGAAAGCATCGTAAAACTCTTGTGGGCCGTTATAGCTTTCGCGATCAACTCCCTCATCACCCTAGTCATCATTGTCTGCACAGTATCATTCATCGTCTGGGCCATGATGCGACACGACGCCGTCAAGTTCCGAGTCCAAGCCGCAGAGCTAACGCAGTTCACCTTTGATCCAGACAATACCAACCTCCATTACAATCTCTCGCTCGGTTTCTCCATCCGAAACTCCAACTCTCGCCTTGGGATCCACTACGACAGGTTCGACGCTAGGATCTACTACGACCATCACCGGTTAGCAGCCGCGTCCGTGCCGCCATTCTACCAGGGACACAAGTCGACGGTTGCCGTTGGAACGGTGTTCCAAGGCCAGAATCTAGTGTTGCTCGGTGATCGCGGCCGGGGGAGATTTGAAGACGAGCGGCGCTCTGGTGTTTATGGGCTCGACGTAGAGCTCAAGCTTAGGGCTAGGCTTATGTTTGGGCTTGTGAACACGTGGCGGTTTAAGCCACGTGTGCGTTGTGGGGTCAAGGTGCAGTTGAGTTCCGCTGATGCTGTAAGAGGGTCTGGATTTCAAGGATTTCAATCCACCGACTGCCACATTCATTTTTGAGATCCACTCATTTGTAGGGCATGAGTTATATgtttagtcatttttatttctttttcagATCATTAGAATAAGTCCTCAGCAtctattggatttttttttctttttgtagcaACATTATAAGATGTGCAATACATTTGTTTGgaattaaaattgtttatatgtTATGCTTTGATTTTCATGTTAACTAATGTTAAGAGTTTAGGAACATCTGAAGCTGGTCAAACTGTTGCATATGAGTTTTGAAGTGGACCACAGTTTTTTTCACAGCACTTTAGTCAACGATTACTTCAAAACTTACAAGATAGAACattaagtatatttttaattacgTGTAAGACATTAAAAGCTTTGGATCTATACTGAATCTatgttctagtttttttttctcttatacTCTTTCTGTTTGGTAATAGATAATGTTTTAGaagatgtttttttgttttaaaataaatgaaattttgataattttatattatttttaactttactgaaaactgtgtaaccaatcagATTTTGcagttatttttataattggttgaataatttttaaaatatatttttaaagttacttttaaaaaaaaactaaattttttaatatttttgcatCAAAGCAAAACATCATGTATTGTGAAACAGAAAGAGTATGATTTATAAACTTGCAATTATAG encodes:
- the LOC106383385 gene encoding chorismate mutase 2 gives rise to the protein MSSVVVESDVQLSLDSIRESLIRQEDTVVFSLIERAKFPLNSPAFEEPRCLDSGNSSSLTEFFVREIETIQAKVGRYANPEENPFFLDNIPHSVFPSHKYPQVLYSKASSVNINKRIWDVYFKELLPLFVKPGDDGNYASTAASDLACLQAISRRIHYGKFVAEVKFRDAPHDYEPAIRSKDTEALMKLLTFEKVEEMVKKRVEKKAETFGQEVKCVSGDDESEKKYKVKPSLVSRIYGEWLIPLTKDVEVEYLLRRLD
- the LOC111204254 gene encoding CBS domain-containing protein CBSX3, mitochondrial, with the translated sequence MQAAIRSFVSGGNVVKASLLQHLRVINPAIQPSSVFCTRSESTQTSRMEEHGFESTTISDVMKAKGKSADGSWLWCTTDDTVYDAVKSMTQHNVGALVVVKPGEQQSLAGIITERDYLRKIIVQGRSSKSTKVGDIMTEENKLITVTPETKVLRAMQLMTDNRIRHIPVIKDKGMVGMVSIGDVVRAVVTEHREELNRLNAFIQGGY
- the LOC106406394 gene encoding NDR1/HIN1-like protein 3; amino-acid sequence: MCCVCGCCESIVKLLWAVIAFAINSLITLVIIVCTVSFIVWAMMRHDAVKFRVQAAELTQFTFDPDNTNLHYNLSLGFSIRNSNSRLGIHYDRFDARIYYDHHRLAAASVPPFYQGHKSTVAVGTVFQGQNLVLLGDRGRGRFEDERRSGVYGLDVELKLRARLMFGLVNTWRFKPRVRCGVKVQLSSADAVRGSGFQGFQSTDCHIHF